A genomic region of Macaca mulatta isolate MMU2019108-1 chromosome 5, T2T-MMU8v2.0, whole genome shotgun sequence contains the following coding sequences:
- the TACC3 gene encoding transforming acidic coiled-coil-containing protein 3 isoform X1 translates to MSLQVLNDKNVSSEKSTENCDFLFSSPEVTGRSSVLRVSQKENVPPKNVAKAMKVTFQTPLRDPQTHRILSPSMASKLEAPLAQGDTLGLENCHPVWTQKENQQLIKEVDAKTTHGILQKPVEADANLLGDASPAFGSGSASEPGPGALADLDCSSSSQSPGSSENQMVSPEKVSGSPEQALEENISSYSLDRKMTPTFETLEDPSRTESQHKAETPHRAKEECRHGGVSAPTAGATSPPSVIPEEACGGAPLGGLPGEALACPVGMGTPVPADDTQALPCAHTSCPESTAPTSHLVTGRAMTLSLQEEAAVDQMASSSRSGPIKLEFDLSDGATSKRAAPPRRLGERSGLKPPLRRAAARQQKALREVEEDPPMPASRGSYHLDWDKLDDPNFNPFRGDTLSGHREAQPPESPETRLGRPASEQLSAGPATEEPGTCLSQQLHSASAEDTPVVQLTAETPRAESKEGALNSASISLPTSCPGSEPVPTHQQGQPAFELKEESFRDPAEVLGMGAEVDYLEQFGTSSFKESALRKQSLYLKFDPLLRDSPRRPVPVAVETSRYARQPSPTRGALSVGRLQAVPSMHGANEPPSGSPREAKLVEFDFLGALDIPVPGPPPGVPAPGGPPLSTGPIVDLLQYSQKDLDAAQVKATQEENRELRSRCEELHGKNLELGKIMDRFEEVVYQAMEEVQKQKELAKAEIQKVLKEKDQLTTDLNSMEKSFSDLFKRFEKQKEVIEGYRKNEESLKKCVEDYLAKITQEGQRYQALKAHAEEKLQLANEEIAQVRSKAQAEVLALQASLRKEQMRIQSLEKTVEQKTKENEELTRICDDLISKMEKI, encoded by the exons ATGAGTCTGCAGGTCTTAAACGACAAAAATGTCAGCAGtgaaaaaagtacagaaaattgcgacttcctgttttcctcacCAGAAGTTACCGGAAGATCGTCTGTTCTTCGTGTGTCAcagaaagaaaatgtgccacCCAAGAACGTGGCCAAAGCTATGAAG GTGACTTTTCAGACACCTCTGCGGGATCCACAGACGCACAGGATTCTAAGTCCTAGCATGGCCAGCAAACTTGAGGCTCCTTTGGCTCAGGGTGATACCCTTGGACTGGAAAACTGTCACCCGGTGTGGACTCAGAAAGAGAA CCAACAGCTCATCAAGGAAGTGGATGCCAAAACTACTCATGGAATTCTACAGAAACCAGTGGAGGCTGACGCCAACCTCCTGGGGGATGCAAGCCCAGCCTTTGGGAGTGGCAGCGCCAGCGAGCCTGGCCCGGGTGCCCTGGCTGACCTGGACTGCTCAAGTTCTTCCCAGAGCCCAGGAAGTTCTGAGAACCAAATGGTGTCTCCAGAAAAAGTGTCTGGCAGCCCTGAACAAGCCTTGGAGGAAAATATTAGTTCCTATTCCTTAGACAGAAAAATGACACCCACCTTTGAGACCCTAGAAGACCCTTCCAGGACAGAGTCCCAGCACAAAGCAGAGACTCCACACAGAGCCAAGGAAGAATGCCGGCATGGTGGGGTCTCTGCTCCCACAGCAGGGGCCACTTCGCCTCCTAGTGTGATCCCTGAGGAAGCCTGTGGAGGAGCACCCCTGGGGGGTCTGCCTGGTGAGGCCCTGGCCTGCCCTGTGGGTATGGGCACCCCCGTGCCAGCAGATGACACTCAGGCCCTTCCCTGTGCACACACTTCTTGTCCTGAGAGCACAGCCCCGACCAGCCACCTGGTGACTGGCAGGGCCATGACCCTGAGTCTTCAGGAAGAAGCAGCTGTGGACCAAATGGCCAGCTCCTCGAGGAGCGGACCCATAAAACTAGAATTTGATTTATCTGATGGTGCCACCAGCAAAAGGGCAGCCCCACCAAGGAGACTGGGAGAGAGATCTGGCCTCAAGCCTCCCTTGAGGAGAGCAGCAGCGAGGCAGCAAAAGGCCCTGCGGGAGGTGGAGGAGGACCCCCCCATGCCGGCTTCTCGGGGCTCTTACCACCTCGACTGGGACAAACTGGATGACCCAAACTTCAACCCATTCAGAGGTGACACCCTGTCTGGTCACAGAGAGGCCCAGCCCCCAGAAAGCCCTGAGACCAGGCTGGGCCGGCCAGCGTCTGAACAGCTGAGTGCTGGGCCTGCCACGGAGGAGCCAGGCACGTGTCTGAGCCA GCAGCTGCATTCAGCCTCAGCGGAGGACACACCTGTGGTGCAGCTGACAGCTGAGACCCCAAGAGCAGAGAGCAAG GAGGGAGCCTTGAACTCTGCCAGCATCTCGCTTCCCACAAGCTGTCCGGGCAGTGAGCCAGTGCCCACCCATCAGCAGGGGCAGCCTGCCTTCGAGCTGAAAGAGGAGAGCTTCAGAGACCCCGCTGAGG TTCTAGGCATGGGCGCAGAGGTGGATTACCTGGAGCAGTTTGGAACTTCCTCG TTTAAGGAGTCGGCCTTGAGGAAGCAGTCCTTGTACCTCAAGTTCGACCCCCTGCTGAGGGACAGTCCTCGTAGACCAGTGCCCGTGGCCGTGGAGACCAGCAGGTACGCGCGCCAGCCCTCCCCCACGCGTGGAGCCTTGAGTGTGGGAAGACTGCAGGCTGTTCCTAG CATGCATGGTGCAAATGAGCCTCCCTCAGGAAGTCCGCGGGAAGCCAAGCTTGTGGAGTTCGATTTCTTGGGAGCACTGGACATTCCT GTGCCAGGCCCACCTCCAGGTGTCCCCGCACCTGGGGGCCCACCCCTGTCCACCGGGCCTATAGTGGACCTGCTCCAGTACAGCCAGAAGGACCTGGATGCAGCG CAGGTAAAGGCTACACAGGAGGAGAACCGGGAGCTGAGGAGCAGGTGTGAGGAGCTCCACGGGAAGAACCTAGAGCTGGG GAAAATCATGGACAGGTTCGAAGAGGTCGTGTACCAGGCCATGG agGAAGTTCAGAAACAGAAGGAACTTGCCAAAGCTGAAATCCAGAaagttctaaaagaaaaagaccaaCTTACTACAGACCTGAATTCCATGGAGAAGTCCTTCTCCGACCTCTTCAAGCGTTTTGAGAAACAGAAGGAGGTGATCGAGGGCTACCGCAAG AACGAAGAGTCACTGAAGAAGTGTGTGGAGGATTACCTGGCGAAGATCACCCAGGAAGGCCAGAGGTACCAAGCCCTGAAGGCGCATGCGGAGGAGAAGCTGCAGCT GGCAAACGAGGAGATCGCCCAAgtccggagcaaggcccaggcgGAAGTGTTGGCCCTCCAGGCCAGCTTGAGGAAGGAGCAGATGCGGATCCAGTCGCTGGAGAAGACAGTGGAGCAGAAG ACTAAAGAGAATGAGGAGCTGACCAGGATCTGCGACGACCTCATCTCCAAGATGGAGAAGATCTGA
- the TACC3 gene encoding transforming acidic coiled-coil-containing protein 3 isoform X12, with protein sequence MSLQVLNDKNVSSEKSTENCDFLFSSPEVTGRSSVLRVSQKENVPPKNVAKAMKVTFQTPLRDPQTHRILSPSMASKLEAPLAQGDTLGLENCHPVWTQKEKQLHSASAEDTPVVQLTAETPRAESKEGALNSASISLPTSCPGSEPVPTHQQGQPAFELKEESFRDPAEVLGMGAEVDYLEQFGTSSFKESALRKQSLYLKFDPLLRDSPRRPVPVAVETSSMHGANEPPSGSPREAKLVEFDFLGALDIPVPGPPPGVPAPGGPPLSTGPIVDLLQYSQKDLDAAVKATQEENRELRSRCEELHGKNLELGKIMDRFEEVVYQAMEEVQKQKELAKAEIQKVLKEKDQLTTDLNSMEKSFSDLFKRFEKQKEVIEGYRKNEESLKKCVEDYLAKITQEGQRYQALKAHAEEKLQLANEEIAQVRSKAQAEVLALQASLRKEQMRIQSLEKTVEQKTKENEELTRICDDLISKMEKI encoded by the exons ATGAGTCTGCAGGTCTTAAACGACAAAAATGTCAGCAGtgaaaaaagtacagaaaattgcgacttcctgttttcctcacCAGAAGTTACCGGAAGATCGTCTGTTCTTCGTGTGTCAcagaaagaaaatgtgccacCCAAGAACGTGGCCAAAGCTATGAAG GTGACTTTTCAGACACCTCTGCGGGATCCACAGACGCACAGGATTCTAAGTCCTAGCATGGCCAGCAAACTTGAGGCTCCTTTGGCTCAGGGTGATACCCTTGGACTGGAAAACTGTCACCCGGTGTGGACTCAGAAAGAGAA GCAGCTGCATTCAGCCTCAGCGGAGGACACACCTGTGGTGCAGCTGACAGCTGAGACCCCAAGAGCAGAGAGCAAG GAGGGAGCCTTGAACTCTGCCAGCATCTCGCTTCCCACAAGCTGTCCGGGCAGTGAGCCAGTGCCCACCCATCAGCAGGGGCAGCCTGCCTTCGAGCTGAAAGAGGAGAGCTTCAGAGACCCCGCTGAGG TTCTAGGCATGGGCGCAGAGGTGGATTACCTGGAGCAGTTTGGAACTTCCTCG TTTAAGGAGTCGGCCTTGAGGAAGCAGTCCTTGTACCTCAAGTTCGACCCCCTGCTGAGGGACAGTCCTCGTAGACCAGTGCCCGTGGCCGTGGAGACCAGCAG CATGCATGGTGCAAATGAGCCTCCCTCAGGAAGTCCGCGGGAAGCCAAGCTTGTGGAGTTCGATTTCTTGGGAGCACTGGACATTCCT GTGCCAGGCCCACCTCCAGGTGTCCCCGCACCTGGGGGCCCACCCCTGTCCACCGGGCCTATAGTGGACCTGCTCCAGTACAGCCAGAAGGACCTGGATGCAGCG GTAAAGGCTACACAGGAGGAGAACCGGGAGCTGAGGAGCAGGTGTGAGGAGCTCCACGGGAAGAACCTAGAGCTGGG GAAAATCATGGACAGGTTCGAAGAGGTCGTGTACCAGGCCATGG agGAAGTTCAGAAACAGAAGGAACTTGCCAAAGCTGAAATCCAGAaagttctaaaagaaaaagaccaaCTTACTACAGACCTGAATTCCATGGAGAAGTCCTTCTCCGACCTCTTCAAGCGTTTTGAGAAACAGAAGGAGGTGATCGAGGGCTACCGCAAG AACGAAGAGTCACTGAAGAAGTGTGTGGAGGATTACCTGGCGAAGATCACCCAGGAAGGCCAGAGGTACCAAGCCCTGAAGGCGCATGCGGAGGAGAAGCTGCAGCT GGCAAACGAGGAGATCGCCCAAgtccggagcaaggcccaggcgGAAGTGTTGGCCCTCCAGGCCAGCTTGAGGAAGGAGCAGATGCGGATCCAGTCGCTGGAGAAGACAGTGGAGCAGAAG ACTAAAGAGAATGAGGAGCTGACCAGGATCTGCGACGACCTCATCTCCAAGATGGAGAAGATCTGA
- the TACC3 gene encoding transforming acidic coiled-coil-containing protein 3 isoform X6 gives MSLQVLNDKNVSSEKSTENCDFLFSSPEVTGRSSVLRVSQKENVPPKNVAKAMKVTFQTPLRDPQTHRILSPSMASKLEAPLAQGDTLGLENCHPVWTQKENQQLIKEVDAKTTHGILQKPVEADANLLGDASPAFGSGSASEPGPGALADLDCSSSSQSPGSSENQMVSPEKVSGSPEQALEENISSYSLDRKMTPTFETLEDPSRTESQHKAETPHRAKEECRHGGVSAPTAGATSPPSVIPEEACGGAPLGGLPGEALACPVGMGTPVPADDTQALPCAHTSCPESTAPTSHLVTGRAMTLSLQEEAAVDQMASSSRSGPIKLEFDLSDGATSKRAAPPRRLGERSGLKPPLRRAAARQQKALREVEEDPPMPASRGSYHLDWDKLDDPNFNPFRGDTLSGHREAQPPESPETRLGRPASEQLSAGPATEEPGTCLSQQLHSASAEDTPVVQLTAETPRAESKEGALNSASISLPTSCPGSEPVPTHQQGQPAFELKEESFRDPAEVLGMGAEVDYLEQFGTSSFKESALRKQSLYLKFDPLLRDSPRRPVPVAVETSSMHGANEPPSGSPREAKLVEFDFLGALDIPVPGPPPGVPAPGGPPLSTGPIVDLLQYSQKDLDAAVKATQEENRELRSRCEELHGKNLELGKIMDRFEEVVYQAMEEVQKQKELAKAEIQKVLKEKDQLTTDLNSMEKSFSDLFKRFEKQKEVIEGYRKNEESLKKCVEDYLAKITQEGQRYQALKAHAEEKLQLANEEIAQVRSKAQAEVLALQASLRKEQMRIQSLEKTVEQKTKENEELTRICDDLISKMEKI, from the exons ATGAGTCTGCAGGTCTTAAACGACAAAAATGTCAGCAGtgaaaaaagtacagaaaattgcgacttcctgttttcctcacCAGAAGTTACCGGAAGATCGTCTGTTCTTCGTGTGTCAcagaaagaaaatgtgccacCCAAGAACGTGGCCAAAGCTATGAAG GTGACTTTTCAGACACCTCTGCGGGATCCACAGACGCACAGGATTCTAAGTCCTAGCATGGCCAGCAAACTTGAGGCTCCTTTGGCTCAGGGTGATACCCTTGGACTGGAAAACTGTCACCCGGTGTGGACTCAGAAAGAGAA CCAACAGCTCATCAAGGAAGTGGATGCCAAAACTACTCATGGAATTCTACAGAAACCAGTGGAGGCTGACGCCAACCTCCTGGGGGATGCAAGCCCAGCCTTTGGGAGTGGCAGCGCCAGCGAGCCTGGCCCGGGTGCCCTGGCTGACCTGGACTGCTCAAGTTCTTCCCAGAGCCCAGGAAGTTCTGAGAACCAAATGGTGTCTCCAGAAAAAGTGTCTGGCAGCCCTGAACAAGCCTTGGAGGAAAATATTAGTTCCTATTCCTTAGACAGAAAAATGACACCCACCTTTGAGACCCTAGAAGACCCTTCCAGGACAGAGTCCCAGCACAAAGCAGAGACTCCACACAGAGCCAAGGAAGAATGCCGGCATGGTGGGGTCTCTGCTCCCACAGCAGGGGCCACTTCGCCTCCTAGTGTGATCCCTGAGGAAGCCTGTGGAGGAGCACCCCTGGGGGGTCTGCCTGGTGAGGCCCTGGCCTGCCCTGTGGGTATGGGCACCCCCGTGCCAGCAGATGACACTCAGGCCCTTCCCTGTGCACACACTTCTTGTCCTGAGAGCACAGCCCCGACCAGCCACCTGGTGACTGGCAGGGCCATGACCCTGAGTCTTCAGGAAGAAGCAGCTGTGGACCAAATGGCCAGCTCCTCGAGGAGCGGACCCATAAAACTAGAATTTGATTTATCTGATGGTGCCACCAGCAAAAGGGCAGCCCCACCAAGGAGACTGGGAGAGAGATCTGGCCTCAAGCCTCCCTTGAGGAGAGCAGCAGCGAGGCAGCAAAAGGCCCTGCGGGAGGTGGAGGAGGACCCCCCCATGCCGGCTTCTCGGGGCTCTTACCACCTCGACTGGGACAAACTGGATGACCCAAACTTCAACCCATTCAGAGGTGACACCCTGTCTGGTCACAGAGAGGCCCAGCCCCCAGAAAGCCCTGAGACCAGGCTGGGCCGGCCAGCGTCTGAACAGCTGAGTGCTGGGCCTGCCACGGAGGAGCCAGGCACGTGTCTGAGCCA GCAGCTGCATTCAGCCTCAGCGGAGGACACACCTGTGGTGCAGCTGACAGCTGAGACCCCAAGAGCAGAGAGCAAG GAGGGAGCCTTGAACTCTGCCAGCATCTCGCTTCCCACAAGCTGTCCGGGCAGTGAGCCAGTGCCCACCCATCAGCAGGGGCAGCCTGCCTTCGAGCTGAAAGAGGAGAGCTTCAGAGACCCCGCTGAGG TTCTAGGCATGGGCGCAGAGGTGGATTACCTGGAGCAGTTTGGAACTTCCTCG TTTAAGGAGTCGGCCTTGAGGAAGCAGTCCTTGTACCTCAAGTTCGACCCCCTGCTGAGGGACAGTCCTCGTAGACCAGTGCCCGTGGCCGTGGAGACCAGCAG CATGCATGGTGCAAATGAGCCTCCCTCAGGAAGTCCGCGGGAAGCCAAGCTTGTGGAGTTCGATTTCTTGGGAGCACTGGACATTCCT GTGCCAGGCCCACCTCCAGGTGTCCCCGCACCTGGGGGCCCACCCCTGTCCACCGGGCCTATAGTGGACCTGCTCCAGTACAGCCAGAAGGACCTGGATGCAGCG GTAAAGGCTACACAGGAGGAGAACCGGGAGCTGAGGAGCAGGTGTGAGGAGCTCCACGGGAAGAACCTAGAGCTGGG GAAAATCATGGACAGGTTCGAAGAGGTCGTGTACCAGGCCATGG agGAAGTTCAGAAACAGAAGGAACTTGCCAAAGCTGAAATCCAGAaagttctaaaagaaaaagaccaaCTTACTACAGACCTGAATTCCATGGAGAAGTCCTTCTCCGACCTCTTCAAGCGTTTTGAGAAACAGAAGGAGGTGATCGAGGGCTACCGCAAG AACGAAGAGTCACTGAAGAAGTGTGTGGAGGATTACCTGGCGAAGATCACCCAGGAAGGCCAGAGGTACCAAGCCCTGAAGGCGCATGCGGAGGAGAAGCTGCAGCT GGCAAACGAGGAGATCGCCCAAgtccggagcaaggcccaggcgGAAGTGTTGGCCCTCCAGGCCAGCTTGAGGAAGGAGCAGATGCGGATCCAGTCGCTGGAGAAGACAGTGGAGCAGAAG ACTAAAGAGAATGAGGAGCTGACCAGGATCTGCGACGACCTCATCTCCAAGATGGAGAAGATCTGA
- the TACC3 gene encoding transforming acidic coiled-coil-containing protein 3 isoform X8, translating to MSLQVLNDKNVSSEKSTENCDFLFSSPEVTGRSSVLRVSQKENVPPKNVAKAMKVTFQTPLRDPQTHRILSPSMASKLEAPLAQGDTLGLENCHPVWTQKENQQLIKEVDAKTTHGILQKPVEADANLLGDASPAFGSGSASEPGPGALADLDCSSSSQSPGSSENQMVSPEKVSGSPEQALEENISSYSLDRKMTPTFETLEDPSRTESQHKAETPHRAKEECRHGGVSAPTAGATSPPSVIPEEACGGAPLGGLPGEALACPVGMGTPVPADDTQALPCAHTSCPESTAPTSHLVTGRAMTLSLQEEAAVDQMASSSRSGPIKLEFDLSDGATSKRAAPPRRLGERSGLKPPLRRAAARQQKALREVEEDPPMPASRGSYHLDWDKLDDPNFNPFRGDTLSGHREAQPPESPETRLGRPASEQLSAGPATEEPGTCLSQQLHSASAEDTPVVQLTAETPRAESKEGALNSASISLPTSCPGSEPVPTHQQGQPAFELKEESFRDPAEVLGMGAEVDYLEQFGTSSFKESALRKQSLYLKFDPLLRDSPRRPVPVAVETSSMHGANEPPSGSPREAKLVEFDFLGALDIPVPGPPPGVPAPGGPPLSTGPIVDLLQYSQKDLDAAVKATQEENRELRSRCEELHGKNLELGKIMDRFEEVVYQAMVQKQKELAKAEIQKVLKEKDQLTTDLNSMEKSFSDLFKRFEKQKEVIEGYRKNEESLKKCVEDYLAKITQEGQRYQALKAHAEEKLQLANEEIAQVRSKAQAEVLALQASLRKEQMRIQSLEKTVEQKTKENEELTRICDDLISKMEKI from the exons ATGAGTCTGCAGGTCTTAAACGACAAAAATGTCAGCAGtgaaaaaagtacagaaaattgcgacttcctgttttcctcacCAGAAGTTACCGGAAGATCGTCTGTTCTTCGTGTGTCAcagaaagaaaatgtgccacCCAAGAACGTGGCCAAAGCTATGAAG GTGACTTTTCAGACACCTCTGCGGGATCCACAGACGCACAGGATTCTAAGTCCTAGCATGGCCAGCAAACTTGAGGCTCCTTTGGCTCAGGGTGATACCCTTGGACTGGAAAACTGTCACCCGGTGTGGACTCAGAAAGAGAA CCAACAGCTCATCAAGGAAGTGGATGCCAAAACTACTCATGGAATTCTACAGAAACCAGTGGAGGCTGACGCCAACCTCCTGGGGGATGCAAGCCCAGCCTTTGGGAGTGGCAGCGCCAGCGAGCCTGGCCCGGGTGCCCTGGCTGACCTGGACTGCTCAAGTTCTTCCCAGAGCCCAGGAAGTTCTGAGAACCAAATGGTGTCTCCAGAAAAAGTGTCTGGCAGCCCTGAACAAGCCTTGGAGGAAAATATTAGTTCCTATTCCTTAGACAGAAAAATGACACCCACCTTTGAGACCCTAGAAGACCCTTCCAGGACAGAGTCCCAGCACAAAGCAGAGACTCCACACAGAGCCAAGGAAGAATGCCGGCATGGTGGGGTCTCTGCTCCCACAGCAGGGGCCACTTCGCCTCCTAGTGTGATCCCTGAGGAAGCCTGTGGAGGAGCACCCCTGGGGGGTCTGCCTGGTGAGGCCCTGGCCTGCCCTGTGGGTATGGGCACCCCCGTGCCAGCAGATGACACTCAGGCCCTTCCCTGTGCACACACTTCTTGTCCTGAGAGCACAGCCCCGACCAGCCACCTGGTGACTGGCAGGGCCATGACCCTGAGTCTTCAGGAAGAAGCAGCTGTGGACCAAATGGCCAGCTCCTCGAGGAGCGGACCCATAAAACTAGAATTTGATTTATCTGATGGTGCCACCAGCAAAAGGGCAGCCCCACCAAGGAGACTGGGAGAGAGATCTGGCCTCAAGCCTCCCTTGAGGAGAGCAGCAGCGAGGCAGCAAAAGGCCCTGCGGGAGGTGGAGGAGGACCCCCCCATGCCGGCTTCTCGGGGCTCTTACCACCTCGACTGGGACAAACTGGATGACCCAAACTTCAACCCATTCAGAGGTGACACCCTGTCTGGTCACAGAGAGGCCCAGCCCCCAGAAAGCCCTGAGACCAGGCTGGGCCGGCCAGCGTCTGAACAGCTGAGTGCTGGGCCTGCCACGGAGGAGCCAGGCACGTGTCTGAGCCA GCAGCTGCATTCAGCCTCAGCGGAGGACACACCTGTGGTGCAGCTGACAGCTGAGACCCCAAGAGCAGAGAGCAAG GAGGGAGCCTTGAACTCTGCCAGCATCTCGCTTCCCACAAGCTGTCCGGGCAGTGAGCCAGTGCCCACCCATCAGCAGGGGCAGCCTGCCTTCGAGCTGAAAGAGGAGAGCTTCAGAGACCCCGCTGAGG TTCTAGGCATGGGCGCAGAGGTGGATTACCTGGAGCAGTTTGGAACTTCCTCG TTTAAGGAGTCGGCCTTGAGGAAGCAGTCCTTGTACCTCAAGTTCGACCCCCTGCTGAGGGACAGTCCTCGTAGACCAGTGCCCGTGGCCGTGGAGACCAGCAG CATGCATGGTGCAAATGAGCCTCCCTCAGGAAGTCCGCGGGAAGCCAAGCTTGTGGAGTTCGATTTCTTGGGAGCACTGGACATTCCT GTGCCAGGCCCACCTCCAGGTGTCCCCGCACCTGGGGGCCCACCCCTGTCCACCGGGCCTATAGTGGACCTGCTCCAGTACAGCCAGAAGGACCTGGATGCAGCG GTAAAGGCTACACAGGAGGAGAACCGGGAGCTGAGGAGCAGGTGTGAGGAGCTCCACGGGAAGAACCTAGAGCTGGG GAAAATCATGGACAGGTTCGAAGAGGTCGTGTACCAGGCCATGG TTCAGAAACAGAAGGAACTTGCCAAAGCTGAAATCCAGAaagttctaaaagaaaaagaccaaCTTACTACAGACCTGAATTCCATGGAGAAGTCCTTCTCCGACCTCTTCAAGCGTTTTGAGAAACAGAAGGAGGTGATCGAGGGCTACCGCAAG AACGAAGAGTCACTGAAGAAGTGTGTGGAGGATTACCTGGCGAAGATCACCCAGGAAGGCCAGAGGTACCAAGCCCTGAAGGCGCATGCGGAGGAGAAGCTGCAGCT GGCAAACGAGGAGATCGCCCAAgtccggagcaaggcccaggcgGAAGTGTTGGCCCTCCAGGCCAGCTTGAGGAAGGAGCAGATGCGGATCCAGTCGCTGGAGAAGACAGTGGAGCAGAAG ACTAAAGAGAATGAGGAGCTGACCAGGATCTGCGACGACCTCATCTCCAAGATGGAGAAGATCTGA